The proteins below come from a single Cricetulus griseus strain 17A/GY chromosome 6, alternate assembly CriGri-PICRH-1.0, whole genome shotgun sequence genomic window:
- the Orc4 gene encoding origin recognition complex subunit 4 has protein sequence MSNRKTKGNSAVHPECLSQVQRILRERFCHQSPHSNLFGVQVQYKHLIELLKRTAINGESNSVLIVGPRGSGKTMLINHALKELMEIREVSENVLQVHLNGLMQINDKIALTEITRQLNLENVVGDKVFGSFAENLSFLLEALKKGNRANSCPVIFILDEFDLFAHQKNQTLLYNLFDISQSAQTPVAVIGLTCRLDILELLEKRVKSRFSHRQIHLMNSFDFPQYMKIFKEQLSLPEEFPNKVFAERWNENTQSLSEDSTVREVLQKLFNVNKSLRSLHMLLMLALNRVTVSHPFMTSADLMEAQHLCSLDSKASIIHGLSVLEICLIIAMKHLNDIYEEEPFNFQMVYNEFQKFIQRKAHSVYNFEKPVVMKAFEHLQQLELIKPMERTSVNSQREYQLVKLLLDNTQIMNALQKYSNCPTDVRQWATSSLSWL, from the exons ATGAGCAATCGTAAAACCAAGGGTAACAGTGCAGTACATCCAGAATGTCTTTCACAG GTACAAAGAATTTTACGTGAAAGATTTTGTCATCAGAGTCCACATAGTAATTTATTTGGAGTGCAAGTACAATACAA GCATTTAATTGAGCTACTCAAAAGAACTGCTATCAATGGAGAAAGTAATTCTGTACTTATTGTTGGACCAAGAGGATCAGGAAAAACCATG ttaaTAAATCATGCTTTGAAAGAACTCATGGAAATAAGAGAAGTGAGTGAAAATGTGTTACAAGTTCATCTAAACG GACTGATGcagataaatgataaaattgCTCTTACGGAGATCACAAGACAATTAAATCTAGAAAATGTAGTTGGAGATAAAGTTTTT gGAAGCTTTGCTGAAAACCTTTCATTTCTTCTGGAAGCTTTAAAAAAAG GTAACCGTGCTAACAGTTGCCCAGTGATCTTCATACTGGATGAATTTGATCTTTTTGCTCATCAGAAAAACCAGACACTCCTTTATAATCTTTTTGACATTTCTCAATCTGCACAGACACCAGTAGCAGTTATTGGTCTTACATGTAGATTG GATATTCTGGAACTCTTGGAAAAAAGAGTGAAGTCACGGTTTTCTCACCGACAGATACATTTAATGAATTCATTTGATTTTCcacaatatatgaaaatatttaaagaacaattATCTCTACCTGAAGAATTCCCAAATAAAGTTTTTGCTGAAAGGTGGAATGAGAATACTCAG tCTCTCTCAGAAGACTCAACTGTGCGTGAAGTtctacagaaacttttcaatgtCAACAAAAGCTTACGGTCGTTACATATGCTGttg ATGCTTGCTTTAAATCGAGTAACAGTATCACACCCATTTATGACTTCAGCAGATCTAATGGAGGCACAGCATTTGTGTAGCTTGGATTCTAAAGCAAGTATTATACATG GGCTATCAGTCTTGGAAATCTGTCTTATAATAGCAATGAAACATTTAAATGACATCTATGAAGAAGAGCCCTTTAATTTTCAAATGGTCTATAATG agtttCAGAAATTTATTCAAAGAAAGGCCCATTCTGTTTATAACTTTGAGAAGCCTGTGGTCATGAAG gCATTTGAGCATTTACAACAACTGGAATTAATAAAACCAATGGAAAGAACTTCAGTCAATTCACAGAGAGAATACCAGCTAGTGAAACTACTTTTGGATAATACTCAAATTATGAATGCCCTACAGAAGTACTCCAACTGCCCTACAGACGTCAGGCAGTGGGCAACATCCTCACTAAGTTGGCTGTGA